The DNA window GGAGGAGGAACCGGAGCAGGCGAGGACGCCCGCGCGACGGGCGCTGTCGGCGCCATGGGCGGCGCCGGCCGCGGCGCCGGCGCGGGGGTGGCCGCCTGGGCCGGACTCGTTCGCGGTCGGCTGAGGAATTCGATCGCCAGATCGCCGGGCTGCACGGGCCGTTCGCGTGCCGCCGACGCAGTCTCCTCCGCGACCGCGGTCTCGGCGGGCTCGTCATCCAGCGGCTCTTCCGTGAGCGGGGCGTCATCCGTGAGCGGCGTGTCGTCGATGGGCGGCGTGTCGTCGGTCGGTGGCGTCGTGCCGGCCGTGAACGCCGTCTCTTCCGCTTCCGCCAGCATCGCTTCCAGTCGCGGATCGAGCACGTCTTCCTGCTTGCCCGCGAACGCCGGCGGGGGAGCTGGATTCGAGAAGCTCGACGCGCCGCCACCGGACGGCGTGCTCGATCGCGACGCCTCCTCGCCGAAGCCGAGCATGTCCTTCAGGCGGCCCTGCTTGCGCGGATTGCCCGCGGGGGGCGCCGGATGGGCGGCGGGCGGCGACGGCGGCGATGCCGCCCGGCTGGCTTGTGCCGGTGCGGGGGCCGGAGTCGCCTGAGGCGCAGCGGTCGGCGACGCGCTGGACTTCGTCTGAGCCGGCTGAATGCGGTCGAAAGGCGATGGCTCGAACATGTCGCGCGGGTCGGGCGGGGCGGCAGGCGGCGGGGCCGGCGCCGGGGCCGGGTCGGAGGGCAGCTGCGCGGGCTTGGGATCCGCCGTTGCGGCGCTCCCCTTGTTCAGGCCCTGGGTCTCGAGCTCGAGCGTCAGGATCTTGAGATACGCCGATGCTTCGGCGCAGCCGCGCTCGAAATGCTCGCGCATCTGAACGCGACTCGGGCGGGGCGACGTGCCGCTGAACGGAATCCGGCGGAATCGCTCGCAGCGCGCGAGGTCGCCCGGCCAGATGCGCTGGATGACGGTGAGCGTCGTTTGTCGCCAGAGCTTGAAGCCCGGGTCACGCGGATTCGCGTTGCGCAGCTCGCTCAGGCGCTCGAGCTGATCATCGATGAGACGTCGCGCCCACTCGACCGGATGGACGTCCTTCACCCGGCCCTCCGCGCGTGCGCGCTACCAGTCCGAGAAACGCTCCTCTTTCCACGGGTCGGCTTGGTTGTTGTAGCCGTTCTGCTCCCAGAAGCCGGGCCGGTCCTCCGCGACCAGCTCGACAGACCGCACCCACTTGGCGCTCTTCCAGAAGTAACGCCGCGGCACGACCAGCCGCAGAGGCCAGCCGTGCTCGGGAGTGAGATCCCGACCGTCGTGGCGGTAGGCGAACAGCACATCATCCTGCTCCAGCTCCGCGAGCGGCAGGTTCGTCGTGAAGCCTTGCTCGGCATGAATGACCGCATGCCGAGCGTCCGCCATCACCTGGACGTGCCGCATCAGCTCTTTGAACGAAACTCCCTGCCACAGGTTGTCGAAGCGGCTCCACCGCGTGACGCAATGGATGTCGCTCTTCACCTGCACCTGAGGCAGCGCGAGGAACTCCGGGTAGGTCCAGCGGAGCGGAGTCTCCACCAGGCCGTACACACGGAAGTCCCACGTCGCCAGATCGATGTGCGGCAACGCTCCGTAGTGGAGCACCGGCCACTTGTCGGTCCGGACTTGTCCGGGCGGAAGCCGGGGCTCCTGCTCGGGACTGGCGATGGTATCGGCGGGTTTGGGCTTGATATTCACGTGTCGCTCGCCGGGGGGCCGGCCAAAGAATCGGCCGGCCAAGACGTTATCGGATCGGGGATGCCCCCGAGCCCTCAGAAGCTTCCTGACAGCTGCCCCACGAAGTTGATCCCGGGCTCGTCGACCGACGCAAGAGCCGGTCGATACGCGGTGTCCGCGATGTTGCGCACCCCCACCATGACTCGGGCTCCCCATGGCAGGGAGGCGCCGCCGTAGAGGTCGCCCACGATCCATTCCTTCTTGAACTCGGTGAACTGCCCGACTCCCGGAGTCGGCAGCGGGAGCCTGCTGGTGCGCCAGGACCACCGGGCCGAGGGTTCGACCCAGTAGCGGCCCCGCGAGTCGGTCCACCGCAATGAGAAGGCGCCGTGGATCGGCGGCACACTGGGCAGCGGCGCCTCGTCCTGCGAAACACCGTAGAGATTCTCGATCGCCTCGGCATTGGTGATGTCACCGATCGCGTCACTGACGTTCGCCCGCGCGTTCCACTGCGGCCGGAACTTCCACTCGGCCTCCGCCTCGTAGCCCCAGATCCGTGCCTCGGAAATGTTGGTGTACTGGAACGTGGGAGGTCCCGGAGGGCCTGGCACCTGCAACGCGTCGATCAAGTCCTCGTAGGTGGAGTAGAACGCGTTCGCCGCGAGGCCCAGGCGACCCGGCCCCCAGCGGAACCCGAGGTCGTAGGAGACGCTCTTTTCGGGGACGAGCTCGGGGTTGCCGATGACGTTGCCGACCGACGCCGGCCCGTTGAAGAACAGGTCCTGCGCGTTCGGCTGGCGATATCCATTGGCGACGTTACCGGTGACGTGCAGGTCGCGCACCGGGCTCCACACCACTCCGGCCGATCCGGACAGGGCGTCGTCGTCCACGCTCATCGGCGGGATGGCCGGAGCCCCTGGGGCGCGCACGAATTCGTCGGTGCGGTAACGGTAGTGGGTGAAGCGGCCGCCGGCGTGAACGGTCCACCGCGGGTGGAGATACCACTCCGATTGGGCATAGGCGCCGTAGTTGTCGAAGTCACCGTCCGGAATCGACGCGGTCACCCGCTCCTGCGTGCCGCCGATCGCGGCGCCGCCCGGATCCTGATAGGTGCGGAAGCGGACGTTGTCGCCGTCGGTCACGTCGCGCGCCGCGTCGATTCCCG is part of the Candidatus Eisenbacteria bacterium genome and encodes:
- a CDS encoding sulfite oxidase-like oxidoreductase, which produces MNIKPKPADTIASPEQEPRLPPGQVRTDKWPVLHYGALPHIDLATWDFRVYGLVETPLRWTYPEFLALPQVQVKSDIHCVTRWSRFDNLWQGVSFKELMRHVQVMADARHAVIHAEQGFTTNLPLAELEQDDVLFAYRHDGRDLTPEHGWPLRLVVPRRYFWKSAKWVRSVELVAEDRPGFWEQNGYNNQADPWKEERFSDW